GAATGGTTATGATGATGGAACATTCAAAACCTCAGAACCAATACTTACTGCAGAAGTAGCGACTATTATTGTTCGTATGATTTTTGATGAATTTACTGTTCCAGACGATGTTACATTAGGAAATGAATGGTTTGCGGAGTATGCATGGAAAGCAAAAGAATCAGGATTGATGCCCAATGTTACGAATTGGTTTGCGAATGCTTGCGAAAGTGATATAGATGCTGATAAAATTAAAGAGTATGCTCCGTTGTCTACAAATATAGGGGAAAGTGGAACCTGTGGAACAAATTTAACTTGGGAACTTACTAATAAAGGTGTGTTGACAATAAAGGGAACTGGCGCTATGAAGAACTATTCCCTTTCGTACGACGTTCCTTGGTACGGAAAAAGAGTTTTAGAAGTTATTATTGAAAACGGAGTAACTAGTATTGGAAATTATGCATTTTTTAGTTGTTCAAACTTAAAAGAAATTATAATTCCTAAAAATATTGTTTCTATAGGAAGCTCGGTTTTTGACTATTGCGATAGGCTTGAAAATATATTTGTTCAAGTAGATAATTCTGCCTATTATGATATAGATGGAGTTCTTTTTGATAAATATAACAAATTAGTACGGTTCCCTGAAGGAAAGAAGAAAAAAACATATGTGATTCCCGAAGGGATAAAAGGGATAGGACGGTATTCATTTTATCAATGTAATCAGTTGGAAGAAATTTCATTATCTCAAGGAGTAAAAACAATAGGTTACAGAGCTTTCGCCTCTTGCGGAAATTTAGTTAAAATAAATTTAACAGATACTTTAACTAACATTTCAAGTGGTGCATTTACTCAGTGTGAAAGCCTAATAGATATTGAAATACCCAAAAGTGTTACGAATATAGGTGATTCGCTTTTTCATAATTGTAAAAAATTAGAGAAAATAGAAGTTCATGAAGATAATCAACAGTATTGCGATAAAGATGGGATTCTGTTCAGCAAGGATGAAGAAACTATAATAAAATTTCCAGCGGCAAAAGAAGTAAGTGAATACACAATTCCTGATGGTGTAAAAGTAATCGACGATGATGCATTTGTGAATTGTGAAAAGATTACGGATATTTCCTTTCCTGAAAGTTTAAGAATAATAGGCAAGAGTGCTTTCTCTATGTGTTATAGATTAACAGAGGTAATTGTTCCGGGAAATGTAGTTGATATTCAAAGTGAAGCTTTTTGGGGTTGTCATGATCTCGCTGTTGTAACCATATGCGAGGGTACGACTACTATAGGGAAATCGGCTTTTGATGATTGCGATTATTTATCAAAAGTATATATACCCAAAAGTGTTGTAAGTATTGGGGAAAATGCATTCCGTAACAACTCCTTTACGTATGAACATAACTTTGTTATTTATGGCTATTCTGATTCATATGCAAAAGATTACGCTTTGTCAAACAATTTAAGATTTGTTGAGATAGCTGAAAAAGTGATGGTAGATGTAAAAGAAGAAAGCGAAAATATCATTTGCGATATTACTTTGTCAAGTGATGTTCCTAAAGAAGATTCGAAAATATTTATTGCTACATATAAAGAGTCTGGACAAATGGAACAATGTAAGAGTAGCAATGTAGAGATGAGCGGTTCAACTAATGTATCAATCAAAATTTCCAATGAAACTACAATTGTTAAAATTTTTGTATGGGAAAATGATACTATCAGACCATTATGCGATGTTACATACATGTACCTGTAAAAACACAAATGGACACCTGTGTTTACTCGTGTCAAGTCTATACAATTTAAAAGAATAGTTTGCCGATTTATAATATTTACATATACTATCTGATGCGAGAAAATCCAGTATTCTCGCGGGTTCTAAGGAAAAGTGTTTACCAAAAAACGGTTGAAAAAATAGTGAAAAGTTAGTAGGACCTATTGTGCTTTAGCACAACAAGGTTCTCCGAAAATCTTAAGCCTTTGGCTTTTAGATTTTCGTGAGGTCCTTATTATTCACTGTTCTCCTGACTTGACAAAAGCCAAATTATGTCGAACATAATCTATAAATGATAAACAAGTCATATTTCTATGTGGTTTATTATGACGAGAATTATCTGCCATAGAGAAAAAATCATAAATTGCTTTTAAAAACATTATGCTTTCGTAAAAACCGAGAGCATAATGACTTTTTTTATTGTAGAGAAACACAACAAGGTTCTTAGAAAAACTTAAGCCTTTGGCTTTTAGATTTTCGTGAGGTTCTTAATTTGTCATAGGTTTG
The sequence above is drawn from the Clostridia bacterium genome and encodes:
- a CDS encoding leucine-rich repeat domain-containing protein → MKKAISTLMVAIFLFLSININCFASNVLFTRGSFCAKMVELLEIEYDASNIQSPFTDVDIEDEHYNEIMTMYMIGNMNGYDDGTFKTSEPILTAEVATIIVRMIFDEFTVPDDVTLGNEWFAEYAWKAKESGLMPNVTNWFANACESDIDADKIKEYAPLSTNIGESGTCGTNLTWELTNKGVLTIKGTGAMKNYSLSYDVPWYGKRVLEVIIENGVTSIGNYAFFSCSNLKEIIIPKNIVSIGSSVFDYCDRLENIFVQVDNSAYYDIDGVLFDKYNKLVRFPEGKKKKTYVIPEGIKGIGRYSFYQCNQLEEISLSQGVKTIGYRAFASCGNLVKINLTDTLTNISSGAFTQCESLIDIEIPKSVTNIGDSLFHNCKKLEKIEVHEDNQQYCDKDGILFSKDEETIIKFPAAKEVSEYTIPDGVKVIDDDAFVNCEKITDISFPESLRIIGKSAFSMCYRLTEVIVPGNVVDIQSEAFWGCHDLAVVTICEGTTTIGKSAFDDCDYLSKVYIPKSVVSIGENAFRNNSFTYEHNFVIYGYSDSYAKDYALSNNLRFVEIAEKVMVDVKEESENIICDITLSSDVPKEDSKIFIATYKESGQMEQCKSSNVEMSGSTNVSIKISNETTIVKIFVWENDTIRPLCDVTYMYL